The nucleotide sequence TTGAACACAATGTTCATATTATGAACGCCCCCCGTGTGCATGATGACCGTCATGCATGATGAAAGGAAGCACATGACGAACGCACAAGTAAAAGTCCTCCGTTCGCTGGAGAACCTGTCCCTCGGCGACCTGGTCCTCAAGCCAACAGCCGTCAACGGCACCGAGCCGAAGGACGCGGCCGACAACGCCCTCACCGTCAACGCCAGCAGCGTGGACCTCGGATTCTGGGAGTGCTCGCCGGGCAGCTTCAAAACCGCCCGCCAGGGCGTCAACGAGGTCATCCTGGTGCTGGAGGGCAAGGGAACCCTCGTCTCCGACGCCGGCGAGCGGGTGGACCACAAGGCGGGCGACATGGTCCTGATCCCGAACGGCTGGAGCGGGGTCTGGGAAATCCACGAGCACTTCAAGAAGCAGTACGTCACCATCGCCGTCTAGTTGTATTGACCACGGACGTTAGTGACGCTCGGCGTGGTTCGGTGACATGAAGAAGACCTCCGGGTGGAGTGGGGCTTGTCTAGAGTCCAATTCCACGCACGGAGGTCTTCATGTCCCACCCTAACGCTCTTCTGACGCCCCGTGGCCGGCTGCAGCTCGCGCAGTGTGTCGTTGACCAATGTTGGAGTCTGCGCCGGGCCGCGGAACGGTTCCAGGTCTCGGTCCCGACCGCTGCGCGCTGGGCTGAGCGCTACCGCGAGCATGGACCGGAAGCAATGGAGGACCGCTCCAGCCGCCCGCACTCTTCGCCTCGGCGGACTGCCACGCGTACCGAGCGGCGGATCATCGCCCTCCGTGTGAACCGCCGGTGGGGCCCTGCCAGGATCGGTTATCTGCTGGGCATCCACCCCTCCACCGTCCATCGTGTGCTGTCCCGCTACCGGCTCGCGAAACTGGCCTGGCTCGATCGCGGCACCGGCAGGGTGATCCGCCGCTACGAACACGACAAGCCCGGGGACCTGGTCCACGTCGACATCAAAAAGCTCGGCCGTATCCCCAATGGCGGCGGACACCGGGTCCTGGGCAGGACCGCCGGGTGGAAGAACAAGACCGGCACCACGGCCAACCGCCGGCCCGGCTATCACTACCTCCACAACGCCGTCGATGACCACTCACGTCTTGCCTACAGCGAGATCCTCACCGACGAGAAAAAGGAAACAGCAGCAGCCTTCTGGTCCCGGGCCAA is from Arthrobacter sp. QXT-31 and encodes:
- a CDS encoding cupin domain-containing protein, with amino-acid sequence MTNAQVKVLRSLENLSLGDLVLKPTAVNGTEPKDAADNALTVNASSVDLGFWECSPGSFKTARQGVNEVILVLEGKGTLVSDAGERVDHKAGDMVLIPNGWSGVWEIHEHFKKQYVTIAV
- a CDS encoding IS481 family transposase; amino-acid sequence: MSHPNALLTPRGRLQLAQCVVDQCWSLRRAAERFQVSVPTAARWAERYREHGPEAMEDRSSRPHSSPRRTATRTERRIIALRVNRRWGPARIGYLLGIHPSTVHRVLSRYRLAKLAWLDRGTGRVIRRYEHDKPGDLVHVDIKKLGRIPNGGGHRVLGRTAGWKNKTGTTANRRPGYHYLHNAVDDHSRLAYSEILTDEKKETAAAFWSRANAWFNAHGITVQRVLTDNGNCYRSRAFAEALGPDIKHKRTRPYRPQTNGKVERFNRTMLEEWAYIRPYRSEAERVAAFPDWLHAYNHHRSHTALKGQTPASRVTNLSGQYI